One region of Scophthalmus maximus strain ysfricsl-2021 chromosome 13, ASM2237912v1, whole genome shotgun sequence genomic DNA includes:
- the LOC118318611 gene encoding fizzy-related protein homolog isoform X2 produces the protein MDPEYEHRLLRQINIQNDNLSPVKSTHVLHCRTPTGSPLSSPSKLGDRFIPTRAGANWNINFHRINENEKSPSQNRKSKDATSDNIKDGLAYSALLKNELLGAGIEKILDPQTEDRRLQPSTPEKKSLFMYSLNTKRSSPDNSTNISPYSLSPVSNKSQKLLRSPRKPTRKISKIPFKVLDAPELQDDFYLNLVDWSSLNVLSVGLGTCVYLWSACTSQVTRLCDLSVEGDSVTSVGWSERGNMVAVGTHKGYVQIWDAGAGKKLFTLEGHTARVGALAWNADQLSSGSRDRMILQRDIRSPPLQSERRLQGHRQEVCGLKWSTDHQLLASGGNDNKLLVWNHSSLSPVQTYVDHLAAVKAIAWSPHQHGLLASGGGTADRCIRFWNTLTSQPLQCMDTGSQVCNLAWSKHANELVSTHGYSQNQILVWKYPALTQVAKLTGHSYRVLYLAMSPDGEAIVTGAGDETLRFWNVFSKTRSTKESVSVLNLFTRIR, from the exons AAATCGACACACGTTCTCCACTGTCGGACACCAACTGGTTCCCCATTATCCTCACCCAGTAAGCTTGGAGACAGATTTATTCCCACCAGAGCAGGGGCCAACTGGAATATCAACTTCCACAGGATCAAT GAAAATGAGAAGTCACCAAGTCAGAACAGGAAATCTAAGGACGCCACTTCTGATAACATAAAAG atGGGCTGGCCTACTCTGCTTTGCTGAAGAATGAGCTGCTGGGAGCGGGAATAGAAAAGATCCTGGACCCGCAGACAGAAGACAGGCGTCTACAGCCATCCACCCCTGAAAAGAAGAGTCTCTTCATG TATTCACTCAATACCAAAAGGTCATCTCCAGACAACAGCACCAACATTTCCCCCTACTCCCTATCACCTGTCAGCAACAAAAG TCAAAAATTGCTACGTTCACCGAGGAAGCCAACTCGCAAAATCTCAAAGATCCCATTCAAAGTGCTTGATGCCCCAGAGTTGCAGGATGACTTTTACCTCAACTTAGTGGACTGGTCGTCCCTCAACGTCCTCAGTGTCGGGCTGGGCACGTGTGTTTACCTGTGGAGTGCCTGTACCAGCCAG GTAACAAGACTGTGTGATCTTTCAGTGGAGGGAGATTCAGTCACATCAGTGGGGTGGTCTGAAAGG ggAAACATGGTGGCAGTGGGGACTCACAAAGGATATGTTCAGATCTGGGACGCTGGTGCTGGGAAGAAACTCTTCACTTTGGAAGGACACACAGCCAGAGTTG GAGCGTTAGCGTGGAATGCAGACCAGTTGTCTTCGGGAAGCCGTGATCGTATGATTCTTCAGAGAGACATACGGTCGCCACCACTGCAGTCAGAAAGACGGCTGCAgggacacagacaggaagtgtgcgGGTTAAAGTGGAGCACTGACCATCAGCTGCTCGCTTCTGGTGGCAACGACAACAAG CTGCTGGTGTGGAACCACTCGTCACTGAGTCCAGTGCAGACCTACGTGGATCACCTGGCTGCAGTCAAAGCCATTGCCTGGTCCCCCCACCAGCACGGCCTGCTGGCCTCTGGAGGCGGCACTGCTGACCGCTGCATCCGATTTTGGAACACACTGACGTCGCAGCCGCTGCAGTGTATGGACACCGGCTCACAGGTCTGCAACCTGGCCTGGTCCAAACATGCTAATGAGCTG GTGAGCACCCATGGCTACTCTCAGAACCAGATCTTGGTGTGGAAATATCCAGCCCTCACTCAGGTGGCCAAGCTCACTGGACACTCGTACAGAGTCCTCTACCTg GCGATGTCCCCTGATGGCGAGGCAATAGTGACAGGAGCTGGAGATGAGACCCTGCGCTTCTGGAACGTATTCAGCAAAACAAGGTCAACAAAG GAATCTGTATCAGTTTTAAATCTCTTCACCAGGATACGGTAA
- the LOC118318611 gene encoding fizzy-related protein homolog isoform X1, whose protein sequence is MDPEYEHRLLRQINIQNDNLSPVKSTHVLHCRTPTGSPLSSPSKLGDRFIPTRAGANWNINFHRINENEKSPSQNRKSKDATSDNIKADGLAYSALLKNELLGAGIEKILDPQTEDRRLQPSTPEKKSLFMYSLNTKRSSPDNSTNISPYSLSPVSNKSQKLLRSPRKPTRKISKIPFKVLDAPELQDDFYLNLVDWSSLNVLSVGLGTCVYLWSACTSQVTRLCDLSVEGDSVTSVGWSERGNMVAVGTHKGYVQIWDAGAGKKLFTLEGHTARVGALAWNADQLSSGSRDRMILQRDIRSPPLQSERRLQGHRQEVCGLKWSTDHQLLASGGNDNKLLVWNHSSLSPVQTYVDHLAAVKAIAWSPHQHGLLASGGGTADRCIRFWNTLTSQPLQCMDTGSQVCNLAWSKHANELVSTHGYSQNQILVWKYPALTQVAKLTGHSYRVLYLAMSPDGEAIVTGAGDETLRFWNVFSKTRSTKESVSVLNLFTRIR, encoded by the exons AAATCGACACACGTTCTCCACTGTCGGACACCAACTGGTTCCCCATTATCCTCACCCAGTAAGCTTGGAGACAGATTTATTCCCACCAGAGCAGGGGCCAACTGGAATATCAACTTCCACAGGATCAAT GAAAATGAGAAGTCACCAAGTCAGAACAGGAAATCTAAGGACGCCACTTCTGATAACATAAAAG cagatGGGCTGGCCTACTCTGCTTTGCTGAAGAATGAGCTGCTGGGAGCGGGAATAGAAAAGATCCTGGACCCGCAGACAGAAGACAGGCGTCTACAGCCATCCACCCCTGAAAAGAAGAGTCTCTTCATG TATTCACTCAATACCAAAAGGTCATCTCCAGACAACAGCACCAACATTTCCCCCTACTCCCTATCACCTGTCAGCAACAAAAG TCAAAAATTGCTACGTTCACCGAGGAAGCCAACTCGCAAAATCTCAAAGATCCCATTCAAAGTGCTTGATGCCCCAGAGTTGCAGGATGACTTTTACCTCAACTTAGTGGACTGGTCGTCCCTCAACGTCCTCAGTGTCGGGCTGGGCACGTGTGTTTACCTGTGGAGTGCCTGTACCAGCCAG GTAACAAGACTGTGTGATCTTTCAGTGGAGGGAGATTCAGTCACATCAGTGGGGTGGTCTGAAAGG ggAAACATGGTGGCAGTGGGGACTCACAAAGGATATGTTCAGATCTGGGACGCTGGTGCTGGGAAGAAACTCTTCACTTTGGAAGGACACACAGCCAGAGTTG GAGCGTTAGCGTGGAATGCAGACCAGTTGTCTTCGGGAAGCCGTGATCGTATGATTCTTCAGAGAGACATACGGTCGCCACCACTGCAGTCAGAAAGACGGCTGCAgggacacagacaggaagtgtgcgGGTTAAAGTGGAGCACTGACCATCAGCTGCTCGCTTCTGGTGGCAACGACAACAAG CTGCTGGTGTGGAACCACTCGTCACTGAGTCCAGTGCAGACCTACGTGGATCACCTGGCTGCAGTCAAAGCCATTGCCTGGTCCCCCCACCAGCACGGCCTGCTGGCCTCTGGAGGCGGCACTGCTGACCGCTGCATCCGATTTTGGAACACACTGACGTCGCAGCCGCTGCAGTGTATGGACACCGGCTCACAGGTCTGCAACCTGGCCTGGTCCAAACATGCTAATGAGCTG GTGAGCACCCATGGCTACTCTCAGAACCAGATCTTGGTGTGGAAATATCCAGCCCTCACTCAGGTGGCCAAGCTCACTGGACACTCGTACAGAGTCCTCTACCTg GCGATGTCCCCTGATGGCGAGGCAATAGTGACAGGAGCTGGAGATGAGACCCTGCGCTTCTGGAACGTATTCAGCAAAACAAGGTCAACAAAG GAATCTGTATCAGTTTTAAATCTCTTCACCAGGATACGGTAA